One genomic window of Gloeocapsa sp. DLM2.Bin57 includes the following:
- a CDS encoding serine/threonine protein kinase: MPTLKLPQYYCLGLIGRGQFGQVFCAYNYLQQELIAIKVIELKRFSTQQFLRELRFLVTLNHPQIVSCQGIKHYQSQRYLIMDYCEGGSLRDLINKNQLKLYESLQIVRDILSGLVHTHSRGIVHCDLKPENILLCLIPQGWSAKISDFGIAKAVEENYYSVSMGDTGSPAYMAPERFYGKFSTASDLYAVGVILYELILGNRPFTGTPKELIAAHLNQIPTIPDQVPFFLRSLILKALEKLPQHRFTNTQAMLDSVNNALEIIQATRLQTKPILNNYSNITVELISKSNHNITSILSDNNQLYLASDQTIITPNQEEIILKETIINLTTGYLVWCQQDNHYLVYQIKDNQAQLRLNIQASTLIKTVESKGKWLAIAYDLPNPGLILFKLEQGILWQKPLTRLPNQVLSLDTHHGLALFKENDQRTTFSFFNRRGNWYEGYSLAIPCEDLVTHPSYPYLLLGREGDKGLLINLKPLRVSRFNLEFIPDFVIPQDWGYILANREGMILSIDLEGEIKARYQLSLGTINTMVSINPGEILLGINNYLYKILISPQ, translated from the coding sequence ATGCCAACCCTTAAGCTACCACAATATTATTGTTTAGGATTAATTGGACGAGGACAATTTGGTCAGGTTTTTTGTGCTTATAATTATCTCCAACAAGAATTAATAGCTATCAAAGTCATCGAATTAAAACGATTTTCCACCCAACAATTTTTAAGGGAGTTACGTTTTCTAGTTACTCTCAATCACCCTCAGATTGTCTCCTGTCAAGGAATCAAACATTATCAATCTCAACGCTATTTAATTATGGATTACTGCGAGGGAGGAAGTCTTAGAGATTTAATTAATAAAAATCAGTTAAAACTTTACGAAAGTTTACAAATAGTTCGAGATATTCTTTCTGGTTTAGTTCATACTCATAGTCGAGGAATTGTCCACTGTGATCTCAAACCCGAAAATATTTTACTCTGTTTAATTCCCCAGGGTTGGAGTGCTAAAATTTCTGATTTTGGTATCGCTAAAGCTGTGGAAGAAAATTATTATTCTGTTAGTATGGGTGATACTGGCTCTCCTGCTTATATGGCTCCTGAGCGTTTCTATGGTAAGTTTTCTACTGCTTCTGATTTATACGCTGTTGGAGTTATTTTATATGAATTAATCCTTGGCAATAGACCTTTTACTGGTACACCTAAAGAATTAATTGCAGCTCATCTTAATCAAATCCCCACTATTCCTGATCAAGTTCCTTTTTTCCTACGTTCTCTGATTTTGAAAGCTTTAGAAAAGTTGCCCCAACATCGTTTTACTAATACTCAAGCTATGTTAGATAGCGTTAATAATGCTTTGGAAATTATTCAAGCAACTCGCTTACAAACTAAACCAATTCTTAATAACTATTCAAATATAACCGTAGAATTAATCAGTAAATCTAATCATAATATTACCAGTATTTTATCTGACAATAACCAACTCTATCTAGCTAGTGACCAAACTATTATTACTCCCAATCAAGAAGAAATAATCCTGAAAGAAACAATAATTAATTTAACGACTGGATATTTAGTATGGTGTCAACAGGATAATCATTACTTGGTTTATCAAATCAAAGATAATCAAGCACAATTGCGGTTAAATATACAAGCTTCTACTCTGATTAAAACTGTAGAAAGTAAGGGTAAATGGTTAGCGATAGCTTATGATCTACCTAATCCAGGGTTAATCTTATTTAAATTAGAGCAAGGTATTCTTTGGCAAAAACCATTAACTAGATTACCTAATCAAGTACTCAGTCTTGATACTCATCATGGCTTAGCTTTATTTAAAGAAAACGACCAAAGGACAACTTTTAGTTTTTTTAATCGTCGTGGTAATTGGTATGAAGGGTATAGTTTAGCTATTCCTTGTGAAGATTTAGTGACTCACCCAAGCTATCCTTATTTACTGTTAGGAAGAGAGGGAGATAAGGGTTTATTAATTAATCTGAAACCATTAAGAGTATCTCGTTTTAATTTAGAATTTATCCCTGATTTTGTTATTCCCCAAGATTGGGGTTATATTTTAGCTAATCGAGAGGGAATGATTCTGAGTATAGATCTAGAAGGTGAAATTAAAGCAAGATATCAATTATCCTTGGGTACAATTAATACTATGGTTAGTATAAATCCAGGAGAAATTCTGTTAGGAATTAATAATTATCTCTATAAGATTCTAATATCTCCTCAATGA
- a CDS encoding histidine kinase — translation MDAAAQDKILGYFIEEAKEHLETIEKGILELSTVVNDSERINELFRAAHSLKGGAAMLNISSIQKTSHRLEDAFKILRDEEATVDQKLEELFWDAYDVLQDLIERLQSALGLQEDEAEAIVKEADPTFVELQHYLEQQKGTGKKEAKPTPSSLEAEVEAEDDHYQDIIEQLREMLKIFKEQPTPDNRHQLQEICTDLGIVAPEVQGWQNLLTVSAKAIANPQHSYQLLAPVVIKELKQAADYLELGEKEQISPTPALERLANTSTPQILITVEPQAAAQVLLQVFNQAQVSQLVNLLQK, via the coding sequence GTGGACGCAGCAGCACAAGATAAAATTCTGGGCTATTTTATTGAAGAAGCCAAAGAACACCTAGAAACCATCGAGAAAGGGATTCTAGAGTTATCAACAGTGGTAAATGATTCCGAGAGAATTAACGAATTATTTCGCGCAGCTCACTCTTTAAAAGGGGGTGCAGCGATGCTGAATATTAGTAGTATTCAAAAAACATCACATCGTCTCGAAGATGCCTTTAAGATTCTCAGAGACGAAGAAGCAACAGTAGATCAGAAACTTGAGGAGTTATTTTGGGATGCTTATGATGTTTTACAAGATTTAATTGAACGTCTGCAAAGTGCATTAGGTTTACAAGAGGATGAAGCTGAGGCTATTGTAAAAGAAGCCGATCCTACTTTTGTAGAATTACAGCATTACCTAGAACAACAAAAAGGAACAGGTAAAAAAGAAGCTAAACCTACTCCTAGTAGTCTTGAAGCTGAAGTTGAAGCTGAAGATGATCATTATCAGGATATTATCGAGCAGCTACGAGAAATGCTGAAAATTTTTAAAGAACAACCTACACCAGATAATCGTCACCAATTGCAAGAAATCTGTACAGATTTGGGGATAGTAGCACCAGAAGTGCAAGGATGGCAAAATTTACTGACAGTATCAGCTAAAGCGATCGCTAACCCACAACATTCTTACCAATTATTAGCACCGGTAGTAATTAAAGAACTTAAACAAGCTGCAGATTATTTAGAATTAGGGGAAAAAGAACAAATCTCACCAACACCAGCTTTAGAAAGACTCGCGAATACCTCTACACCCCAAATTTTAATTACAGTAGAACCGCAAGCAGCCGCACAGGTTTTACTACAAGTTTTTAATCAAGCTCAAGTCTCTCAATTAGTTAATTTATTACAAAAATAA